A single window of Venturia canescens isolate UGA chromosome 3, ASM1945775v1, whole genome shotgun sequence DNA harbors:
- the Hand gene encoding uncharacterized protein Hand, translated as MIGGYESQTDYYPQWHQPYNYVTQLPYGTIGLPDADSQSTYWGGADSGISGGSSGAGSPAASTPPLVIEEIGIKDGGSVYTGGVADYTGNQNAASCQQLYASGVHYSQHSLQQHEAQLQEVELRRQEQREIDFATSPSGAPMLQHQIDGMITSSGNPAHRQLSLHQHHHLHAGIREPVVRPKRRNTANKKERRRTQSINNAFADLRDCIPNVPADTKLSKIKTLRLAASYIGYLMAVLESDEGEEPQTFRAEILSNGRRTKAQQHLTETCNQNVMNYVNEEISKGKGRTGWPQHMWALELKQESTTSPGTTITSSISVQSINHMQ; from the exons GGACGATCGGCCTCCCCGACGCCGACAGTCAATCAACGTACTGGGGAGGCGCGGACTCGGGGATATCGGGCGGGAGTTCAGGAGCCGGAAGTCCAGCAGCCTCGACGCCTCCTCTGGTGATCGAAGAGATCGGGATAAAAGATGGCGGGAGTGTTTATACCGGCGGAGTGGCTGATTACACCGGAAATCAAAACGCCGCCTCGTGCCAACAGCTGTACGCGTCCGGGGTTCACTACTCTCAACATTCGCTGCAGCAGCACGAAGCCCAGCTGCAAGAGGTCGAGCTCCGGCGTCAGGAGCAACGAGAAATCGATTTTGCCACGAGCCCCAGCGGCGCTCCGATGCTCCAGCATCAAATCGACGGGATGATCACTTCGTCCGGGAACCCTGCTCACCGCCAGCTCAGTCTTCACCAGCACCATCATCTTCACGCCGGAATACGCGAGCCCGTCGTCAGACCGAAACGCCGAAACACCGCGAACAAAAAAGAGCGCCGACGCACTCAAAGCATCAACAACGCTTTCGCCGACCTCAGAGATTGCATCCCCAACGTTCCCGCTGACACGAAgttgtcgaaaataaaaactctCAGACTCGCCGCTTCCTACATCGGCTACCTCATGGCCGTTCTCGAAAGCGACGAAGGCGAAGAGCCTCAAACCTTCCGCGCCGAAATTCTCTCCAACGGACGACGCACCAAAGCTCAGCAACATTTG ACCGAGACTTGTAACCAGAACGTGATGAATTACGTGAACGAGGAAATTTCGAAGGGAAAAGGGCGCACGGGCTGGCCACAGCACATGTGGGCACTGGAGCTTAAGCAGGAATCGACGACTTCGCCAGGAACGACGATAACGTCGTCGATATCGGTGCAATCGATCAATCACATGCAGTAG